TCTTTTTTTACAATGACATGCTGGGTCGTTCCGCTAACTGCAACATTCTCTTTTCCATCCAGTATATGATAACCATATATGGTTCGAATTCCATCATATTTTTCCAACCATGTTTCAACGATAGCTTGTTCTCCGTATCGAATAGGTTTTTTAAACGAAATTTGGGCATCTATAACGGGCGATACAATAGCATATTTTTCCATATCTGAATAACTAAATCCTAACATTTCGACATATTTGGTTCGCCCGATTTCAAACCATACTAAATAATTGGCATGATAAACAACGCCCATCTGATCTGTTTCCTGATATCTTACATCAATAGATGTACGTATTTTATTCATATGATCTTCTCCCTCTGCTTTTATTTCATCTTCCAGCTTATCATAAATGTAATGAACGCAATGAAATTTAGCTTAATCGAT
This region of Virgibacillus sp. NKC19-3 genomic DNA includes:
- a CDS encoding acyl-CoA thioesterase — protein: MNKIRTSIDVRYQETDQMGVVYHANYLVWFEIGRTKYVEMLGFSYSDMEKYAIVSPVIDAQISFKKPIRYGEQAIVETWLEKYDGIRTIYGYHILDGKENVAVSGTTQHVIVKKENFRPLSLRKTFPEWHQAYIQQIEGE